The Saccharopolyspora gloriosae genome window below encodes:
- a CDS encoding AAA family ATPase, which yields MSSPRSLSACCPEPPLPTGADGRIHGRAEVVARIVESCAGPGAVPLVLVTGPAGIGRSAVLAQARARADDLGMSTADVPVVFAGLDVREVAGGIPGALGAEPESGESPWATLQRVLSGRRTRAVVFLDDAQRLDARSTSRLLGAVRGLANVPITFVCAVRTPADTTGPLAELVAAGLARVERLRPLPVAAVRGILVDRLGAKPAGGLAESLRDRCRGTPALVHAAVDGYLRGGVLRVVDQHAHLVGDRFPARPSGEPAPALPGGGADADGSAPEVLRALAVLHPLREAAPGLIARSLGRGEGRIRRLLREWCARGVLLPDRRGGFRFRVPMLAAVLAGRLGLFERRRIAQLAVAALIEGTATAPDEHYLADRMAEAGNLVDRDRAVAELHRRVDEVAAVDGDRAERWSRAAAKLCADPAAGAVLLHRRAVICARHRRFRRAVELADAALGAESLPAASAQELRIIRGLGWAGAGELAALRELADDGAAGVVVRAAARCLLGRWSDAHDLLVGNAPEWERDSATIHLGRLLRGTSGALLGRADEEPPRPEDEVAELLVDALTLHTGAHRTPATSAPRRAISSARAGNWDEALDRCRATLAAEPVHGAVPGLTVLFRDMATMLSARGRLSRADAVLAEARARNAPMPHLLLLAEAELAGLFGERDRARALLEEALRSAADLGVLGATAPVWRRLACWEARHGSPATASRCADRAADGDPVPVSARGERELARAVADEDRDAATAAITIAADLGDPFGYAGTVLAVAEHGLADRESASAAYRIFGELDALVPRARMRALLPAKELGEQGQAATVEENERLLARLVAEGLSNQQLAAVLATTEKSVEGRLSRCFKRAGYRSRAEFATATVNAEFFGAGAM from the coding sequence ATGAGCAGTCCTCGATCGCTGTCCGCGTGCTGTCCGGAGCCGCCCCTGCCCACGGGGGCGGACGGCAGGATTCACGGCCGGGCCGAGGTCGTCGCCCGGATCGTCGAGTCCTGCGCGGGGCCCGGCGCGGTGCCGCTGGTCCTGGTCACCGGACCCGCCGGGATCGGGCGCAGCGCCGTGCTCGCCCAGGCGCGCGCCCGCGCCGACGACCTCGGGATGTCCACCGCGGACGTTCCGGTGGTGTTCGCGGGACTGGACGTGCGGGAGGTCGCGGGAGGCATCCCCGGCGCGCTCGGCGCCGAACCGGAATCCGGCGAATCGCCGTGGGCGACCTTGCAGCGCGTGCTGTCGGGCCGGCGGACCCGCGCGGTCGTCTTCCTCGACGACGCGCAGCGGCTCGACGCCCGCTCGACGAGCAGGCTGCTGGGCGCGGTGCGGGGACTGGCCAACGTTCCGATCACCTTCGTCTGCGCGGTGCGCACCCCGGCGGACACGACCGGTCCGCTGGCCGAGCTCGTGGCGGCCGGGCTGGCGCGGGTGGAGCGGCTGCGCCCGCTGCCGGTCGCGGCGGTGCGGGGGATTCTCGTGGACCGGTTGGGCGCGAAACCCGCCGGGGGACTGGCCGAGTCGCTGCGCGACCGGTGCCGCGGCACGCCCGCGCTGGTGCACGCCGCCGTGGACGGCTACCTGCGCGGCGGCGTGCTGCGCGTGGTCGACCAGCACGCGCACCTGGTGGGCGACCGGTTCCCGGCGCGGCCGAGCGGTGAACCCGCGCCCGCGCTGCCGGGCGGCGGTGCCGACGCGGACGGGTCCGCACCGGAAGTGCTGCGCGCGCTGGCGGTGCTGCACCCGCTGCGGGAGGCGGCACCGGGGCTGATCGCGCGCAGCCTCGGGCGCGGCGAGGGGCGGATTCGGCGGCTGCTGCGCGAGTGGTGCGCGCGCGGAGTGCTGCTGCCCGATCGGCGCGGCGGATTCCGGTTCCGCGTTCCGATGCTGGCGGCGGTGCTGGCCGGGCGGCTCGGGCTGTTCGAACGCCGGCGCATCGCGCAGCTCGCGGTCGCCGCGCTGATCGAGGGGACAGCCACCGCGCCGGACGAGCACTACCTCGCCGACCGGATGGCGGAAGCGGGCAACCTCGTCGACCGGGACCGCGCCGTCGCCGAACTGCACCGCCGGGTCGACGAGGTCGCCGCCGTCGACGGCGACCGCGCCGAGCGGTGGTCGCGGGCCGCCGCGAAGTTGTGCGCGGACCCGGCGGCGGGTGCGGTGTTGCTGCACCGCCGAGCGGTGATCTGCGCGCGCCATCGGCGTTTCCGCCGCGCCGTGGAACTCGCCGACGCCGCACTGGGCGCTGAATCGCTGCCCGCCGCGTCGGCGCAGGAGCTGCGGATCATCCGGGGGCTGGGTTGGGCGGGCGCGGGGGAGCTGGCCGCGCTGCGCGAGCTCGCCGACGACGGCGCGGCCGGGGTCGTCGTGCGCGCCGCCGCGCGGTGCCTGCTCGGGCGCTGGAGCGACGCGCACGACCTGCTCGTCGGCAACGCCCCGGAGTGGGAGCGCGATTCCGCGACCATCCATTTAGGACGCTTGTTGCGCGGGACGTCCGGCGCGCTGCTCGGCCGCGCCGACGAGGAACCGCCCCGGCCCGAAGACGAGGTCGCCGAGCTGCTGGTGGACGCGCTCACCTTGCACACCGGAGCGCACCGGACGCCGGCCACGAGCGCGCCCCGGCGGGCGATCAGCTCCGCGCGGGCCGGGAACTGGGACGAGGCGCTCGACCGGTGCCGCGCCACGCTCGCCGCGGAACCGGTGCACGGCGCGGTGCCCGGCCTGACGGTGCTGTTCCGGGACATGGCCACGATGCTCAGCGCCCGCGGCCGGTTGAGCCGCGCCGACGCGGTGCTCGCCGAAGCACGTGCCAGGAACGCGCCGATGCCGCACCTGCTGCTGCTCGCGGAGGCCGAACTCGCCGGGCTGTTCGGCGAGCGCGACCGGGCCCGCGCCTTGCTGGAGGAGGCGTTGCGCAGCGCCGCCGACCTCGGCGTCCTCGGCGCCACCGCGCCGGTGTGGCGCCGGTTGGCCTGCTGGGAAGCGCGCCACGGCAGCCCGGCCACCGCGTCGCGCTGCGCCGACCGGGCCGCGGACGGCGATCCGGTGCCGGTGTCGGCGCGCGGGGAGCGGGAGCTGGCGCGGGCCGTCGCCGACGAGGATCGGGACGCGGCCACCGCGGCGATCACGATCGCCGCGGACCTCGGCGACCCGTTCGGCTACGCCGGCACGGTGCTCGCCGTCGCGGAACACGGCCTGGCGGACCGGGAATCGGCGAGCGCGGCGTACCGGATCTTCGGTGAGCTCGACGCGTTGGTCCCGCGAGCCCGGATGCGCGCGCTGCTGCCCGCGAAGGAGCTCGGAGAGCAGGGGCAGGCGGCGACGGTCGAGGAGAACGAACGGCTGCTGGCCCGGCTGGTCGCGGAGGGGCTGAGCAACCAGCAGCTGGCGGCGGTGCTGGCCACCACCGAGAAGAGCGTGGAGGGACGGCTGTCCCGGTGCTTCAAGCGCGCCGGGTACCGGTCGCGAGCCGAGTTCGCCACCGCCACCGTCAACGCCGAGTTCTTCGGCGCCGGCGCGATGTGA
- a CDS encoding xanthine dehydrogenase family protein molybdopterin-binding subunit: MEISRRSALRAGVLVAGAGLLPATASARTATAAPAPAAPALAGAGMNRVDGWRKVSGTADYPNDVAEPGMAHAALACSTIASGRITGIDTSGAESAPGVLAVLTHLNAPKVQRPPGEPPAPLQGDVVDHHGHYLAVVVARTPQQAAEAASLIEVDYEVRSPVVAIDDPRAPRAPAGTGTTRGDVPGALADSAVRYDATFTTPANTHNPMGLFSAVAGWDGPRLTVHSNSQGPSAMQESLAAAFELPAADVTVVAPFVGGGFGSALRTWPHVQLAALAAREVGLPVRLVLTRPQMFTGVGHRTGTVQRLRIGMDRDGTLRAIEHRSTQTAAVDDDNVDPVTSGTAVRYACANVATHDEQVRLTIPGPCSMRAPGEAQGNFALESAIDELSYQVGIDPIELRLRNFAATDQESGLPWSSNALRECYRRGAELFGWSRRPAQPRSLREGDELVGYGVATASFPFFGLPCEASVAVLADGTAVVRSSTAEIGTGSRTVITQLAAQRLGLEVGSVGFEIGDSRLPTAPLAGGSGLTGSLGAAVDAAVLRLWQGFLDLVADDPAAPLRGARVDQLAATGGRLHLVDDPATGETYAAMLARHGRGDLAADGAFDSSSHDVNGLSRAGAFGAQFVEVRVDADLGAVRVARIVSAIDGGRILNEKTARSQIIGGAVGGIGMALFEDTATDPGTGRITNATFADYLIPVNGDVPDHQVAFVGTPDRFNPVGVKGVGEVGLTGLPPAIANAIHHATGKRLRSLPMTLDQLL, translated from the coding sequence ATGGAGATCTCCCGCCGTTCCGCGCTGCGCGCGGGCGTGCTCGTCGCCGGAGCCGGACTGCTGCCCGCGACCGCATCCGCTCGCACCGCCACCGCCGCCCCGGCTCCCGCCGCACCCGCGCTGGCCGGCGCCGGGATGAACCGGGTCGACGGGTGGCGCAAGGTCAGCGGTACCGCCGACTACCCGAACGACGTGGCCGAACCCGGCATGGCGCACGCCGCGCTCGCGTGCAGCACCATTGCCTCCGGGCGCATCACCGGCATCGACACGAGCGGGGCCGAGTCGGCGCCCGGCGTGCTCGCGGTGCTCACCCACCTCAACGCGCCGAAGGTGCAACGGCCGCCCGGTGAACCGCCCGCGCCGCTGCAGGGCGACGTCGTCGACCACCACGGGCACTACCTCGCCGTGGTCGTCGCGCGGACCCCGCAGCAGGCGGCGGAGGCGGCCTCGCTGATCGAGGTCGACTACGAGGTGCGCTCGCCGGTGGTGGCGATCGACGATCCGCGGGCGCCGCGCGCTCCGGCGGGCACCGGCACCACCCGCGGCGACGTGCCCGGCGCGCTGGCGGACTCCGCGGTGCGCTACGACGCCACCTTCACCACCCCGGCGAACACGCACAACCCGATGGGCCTGTTCAGCGCGGTCGCCGGCTGGGACGGGCCGCGGCTCACCGTGCACAGCAACAGCCAAGGCCCCAGCGCGATGCAGGAGTCCCTCGCGGCGGCGTTCGAGCTGCCCGCGGCCGACGTCACGGTGGTCGCGCCCTTCGTCGGCGGCGGCTTCGGCTCGGCGCTGCGGACCTGGCCGCACGTGCAGCTGGCCGCGCTCGCGGCGCGCGAGGTGGGGCTGCCGGTGCGGCTGGTGCTGACCCGCCCGCAGATGTTCACCGGGGTCGGGCACCGCACCGGCACGGTGCAGCGGCTGCGCATCGGCATGGACCGGGACGGGACGCTGCGCGCGATCGAGCACCGCTCGACGCAGACCGCGGCCGTGGACGACGACAACGTCGACCCCGTCACCAGCGGCACGGCCGTCCGCTACGCGTGCGCCAACGTCGCCACCCACGACGAACAGGTGCGGCTGACCATCCCCGGCCCGTGCTCGATGCGCGCGCCGGGGGAGGCGCAGGGCAACTTCGCGCTGGAATCGGCCATCGACGAGCTGTCGTACCAGGTCGGCATCGACCCGATCGAGCTGCGGCTGCGGAACTTCGCCGCGACGGACCAGGAATCCGGGCTGCCGTGGTCGAGCAACGCGCTGCGCGAGTGCTACCGGCGCGGCGCGGAGCTGTTCGGCTGGAGCCGCCGACCCGCGCAGCCGCGTTCGCTGCGGGAGGGCGACGAACTCGTCGGCTACGGCGTCGCCACCGCGTCCTTCCCGTTCTTCGGGTTGCCGTGCGAGGCGTCGGTGGCGGTGCTCGCCGACGGCACCGCCGTGGTGCGCAGCTCCACCGCCGAGATCGGCACGGGTTCCCGCACGGTCATCACCCAGCTCGCCGCGCAGCGCCTCGGCCTGGAGGTCGGATCGGTCGGGTTCGAGATCGGCGACTCGCGGCTCCCGACGGCGCCGCTGGCCGGTGGCTCCGGGCTCACCGGGTCGCTCGGAGCGGCCGTGGACGCGGCGGTTCTCCGGCTGTGGCAGGGATTCCTGGACCTCGTCGCCGACGACCCGGCCGCGCCGCTGCGGGGCGCGCGGGTGGATCAGCTCGCCGCCACCGGCGGCAGGCTGCACCTCGTCGACGATCCGGCCACGGGGGAGACCTACGCGGCGATGCTGGCCCGGCACGGGCGCGGCGACCTCGCCGCCGACGGTGCCTTCGACTCGTCGTCGCACGACGTGAACGGCCTCTCCCGCGCGGGGGCGTTCGGGGCGCAGTTCGTGGAAGTCCGGGTCGACGCCGACCTCGGCGCGGTCCGGGTGGCGCGGATCGTCTCGGCCATCGACGGCGGACGGATCCTCAACGAGAAGACCGCGCGCAGCCAGATCATCGGCGGCGCCGTCGGCGGCATCGGCATGGCGCTGTTCGAGGACACCGCCACCGACCCCGGCACCGGTCGCATCACGAACGCCACGTTCGCCGACTACCTGATCCCCGTCAACGGCGACGTCCCCGACCACCAGGTCGCCTTCGTCGGCACCCCGGACCGCTTCAACCCGGTCGGGGTGAAGGGCGTCGGCGAAGTGGGCCTCACCGGGCTGCCACCGGCCATCGCCAACGCGATCCACCACGCCACGGGCAAGCGGCTCCGGTCGCTGCCGATGACGCTGGACCAGCTGCTGTAA
- a CDS encoding (2Fe-2S)-binding protein, translating to MATTADDRVSVSLTVNGTDHELDLDSRVTLLDALRDELGLTGTKKGCDQGACGACTVALDGTRRLSCLTLAAQCDDREVTTVEGLGTDGEPHPVQEAFVRHDAFQCGYCTPGQIMSAVCLLDEGRTGSDEEIREQMSGNLCRCGAYSNIVAAIREVAENA from the coding sequence ATGGCAACCACGGCCGACGACCGGGTTTCGGTCTCGCTCACCGTCAACGGCACCGACCACGAACTGGATCTCGATTCACGGGTCACGCTGCTCGACGCGCTGCGCGACGAACTCGGCCTCACCGGCACCAAGAAGGGCTGCGACCAGGGCGCGTGCGGAGCATGCACGGTGGCGCTGGACGGGACGCGCAGGCTGTCCTGCCTGACGCTGGCCGCGCAGTGCGACGACCGCGAGGTCACGACCGTCGAAGGTCTCGGCACCGACGGCGAGCCGCACCCGGTGCAGGAGGCCTTCGTGCGCCACGACGCCTTCCAGTGCGGCTACTGCACGCCAGGTCAGATCATGTCCGCGGTGTGCCTGCTCGACGAGGGGCGCACCGGTTCGGACGAAGAGATCCGGGAGCAGATGAGCGGGAACCTGTGCCGCTGCGGCGCGTACTCGAACATCGTGGCCGCCATCCGGGAGGTCGCGGAGAATGCGTGA
- a CDS encoding MerR family transcriptional regulator, with the protein MRIGELAANTGVSVRALRYYEEQHLLRAERSAGGQRTYPDSAVDRVRLIQQLYGAGLSSKTILSLLPCVETGEVTPDLLGRLTAERDRIDGQIDELVATRDRLDAVICHAAKAESSGCPAA; encoded by the coding sequence ATGCGGATCGGGGAGCTCGCCGCGAACACCGGCGTGAGCGTGCGGGCGTTGCGGTACTACGAGGAGCAGCACCTGCTGCGCGCCGAGCGCAGCGCCGGTGGGCAGCGCACCTACCCGGACTCCGCCGTCGACCGGGTCCGCCTGATCCAGCAGCTCTACGGCGCGGGACTGTCCAGCAAGACGATCCTGAGCCTGCTGCCGTGCGTGGAGACGGGCGAGGTCACCCCGGACCTGCTGGGGCGGCTCACCGCCGAGCGCGACCGCATCGACGGGCAGATCGACGAGCTCGTCGCGACCCGCGACCGACTCGACGCGGTCATCTGCCACGCGGCGAAGGCCGAGTCGTCCGGATGTCCCGCCGCCTGA
- a CDS encoding SDR family NAD(P)-dependent oxidoreductase, giving the protein MSEDLTGKTVVITGASAGIGAAAARELAARGATVVPVGRSADKTRAVAAELGVEPLIADFASLRQVRSLADRLLRRCPVIDVLAHNAGGVVPRREVTEDGFELTLQSNYLAPFLLQALLHERLSASRAQVIVTSSMGHRFGRISLADLNFARRRFSSLRVYGSAKLADLIFARELARRAPETGISAVAFHPGTVGSSFGRDSRGPVSLVYGTAAGRTLLLGNEQGAAPLVHLASLADPRSVNGQYFHRMRANAPTSKQARDPALARNLWDTTEAMLGLT; this is encoded by the coding sequence GTGTCCGAAGATCTGACCGGCAAGACCGTGGTGATCACCGGGGCGAGCGCCGGGATCGGTGCCGCCGCCGCGCGGGAGCTCGCGGCGCGCGGAGCGACCGTCGTGCCGGTGGGGCGGTCCGCGGACAAGACCCGTGCGGTGGCGGCGGAACTCGGCGTGGAGCCGCTGATCGCGGACTTCGCCTCGCTGCGGCAGGTGCGGTCGCTGGCGGACCGGCTGCTGCGGCGGTGCCCGGTGATCGACGTGCTGGCGCACAACGCGGGCGGCGTCGTTCCGCGGCGCGAGGTCACCGAGGACGGTTTCGAGCTGACCTTGCAGAGCAATTACCTGGCCCCGTTCCTGCTGCAGGCGTTGCTGCACGAGCGGCTCAGCGCCTCGCGGGCCCAGGTGATCGTGACCAGCAGCATGGGGCACCGGTTCGGCCGGATCTCGTTGGCGGACTTGAACTTCGCGCGCCGCCGGTTCTCCTCGCTGCGGGTGTACGGCTCGGCGAAGCTCGCCGACCTGATCTTCGCGCGGGAGCTCGCCCGGCGCGCCCCGGAGACGGGGATCAGCGCCGTCGCCTTCCACCCCGGAACGGTCGGTTCCAGCTTCGGACGCGACAGCAGGGGACCCGTGTCGCTGGTGTACGGCACCGCGGCGGGACGCACCCTGCTGCTCGGCAACGAGCAGGGCGCCGCTCCCCTGGTGCACCTGGCTTCGCTGGCGGATCCGCGCAGCGTCAACGGCCAGTACTTCCACCGCATGCGGGCGAACGCCCCCACCTCGAAGCAGGCGCGCGATCCAGCGCTGGCGCGGAACCTGTGGGACACCACCGAAGCGATGCTCGGATTGACCTGA
- a CDS encoding helix-turn-helix transcriptional regulator, translated as MTTQMEREAPPVDDQASRPSRKPVRIAVRAADPITLTGLTCTLMGRPQLQVDSTSQAADVDVLVYAADAVTATTAAGLRRAAGEFGVPIVLVTGEFDSSQLLSVTECQVVAILHRNVATAARLQETILSAADGGAALPSKLLGELLRQVQTLQQDVLTPRGLNSSGLTPREIDVVRLIADGCDTEEIGNRLCYSERTVKNIIYTMTNRLRMRNRPHLVAYAVRSGVI; from the coding sequence ATGACCACACAGATGGAACGGGAAGCACCGCCGGTCGACGACCAGGCGAGCCGGCCCTCCCGGAAACCGGTGCGGATCGCGGTCCGCGCGGCCGACCCCATCACCCTCACCGGGTTGACCTGCACGCTGATGGGACGGCCGCAGCTCCAGGTGGACTCGACGTCGCAGGCCGCGGACGTGGACGTGCTCGTCTACGCCGCCGACGCGGTGACCGCCACGACCGCGGCCGGACTCCGCCGCGCCGCCGGCGAGTTCGGCGTGCCCATCGTGCTCGTCACCGGGGAGTTCGACAGCTCCCAGCTGCTGAGCGTGACGGAGTGCCAGGTCGTGGCGATCCTGCACCGCAACGTCGCCACCGCGGCTCGGCTGCAGGAGACCATCCTCTCCGCCGCCGACGGGGGCGCCGCGCTCCCGTCGAAGCTGCTCGGGGAGCTGCTGCGGCAGGTGCAGACCCTGCAGCAGGACGTGCTGACCCCGCGCGGCCTGAACTCCTCCGGGCTCACCCCGCGCGAGATCGACGTGGTGCGGCTGATCGCGGACGGCTGCGACACCGAGGAGATCGGCAACCGGCTGTGCTACTCGGAGCGCACCGTCAAGAACATCATCTACACCATGACGAACCGGCTGCGGATGCGGAACCGCCCGCACCTCGTCGCCTACGCGGTCCGTTCCGGGGTCATCTGA
- a CDS encoding FAD binding domain-containing protein, translating into MREFRYLRPGDVAEAVAAVGADPEASYLAGGTTQLDLMKDGVLAPRTLVDVTRLPLRGISRDGEVLRVGAMTTMAELAADPLVVERAPVVSEALLASASPQLRTMATIGGNLLQRTRCRYFRDPSVAACNKRAPGSGCAAVTGGARMHAILGASADCIAVHGSDLAVALTALDAVVRVQGAAGPRSVPLAEFYRVPGATPDVENVLGHDELITGVDVPLPAPGVRSGYLKVRDRASYEFALSSAAVAVRVADGVVREARIALGGVGTVPWRASEAERALLDQPSTVESFAAAAELAVQDPFTVEGTEFKVELARRTLIRALRDATS; encoded by the coding sequence ATGCGTGAGTTCCGGTACCTGCGCCCCGGTGACGTCGCCGAAGCGGTCGCCGCGGTCGGGGCCGACCCGGAGGCGTCCTACCTCGCGGGCGGCACCACCCAGCTGGACCTGATGAAGGACGGGGTGCTCGCCCCGCGGACCCTCGTCGACGTGACCCGGCTGCCGCTGCGCGGGATCAGCCGGGACGGCGAGGTGCTGCGCGTCGGCGCGATGACCACCATGGCCGAGCTCGCCGCCGACCCGCTGGTCGTCGAACGGGCTCCGGTGGTGTCAGAGGCGCTGCTGGCCAGCGCCTCCCCGCAGCTGCGGACCATGGCGACCATCGGCGGGAACCTGTTGCAGCGCACCAGGTGCCGCTACTTCCGGGACCCGTCGGTGGCGGCCTGCAACAAGCGGGCGCCCGGCAGCGGCTGTGCCGCGGTGACCGGTGGTGCGCGGATGCACGCGATCCTCGGCGCGAGCGCGGACTGCATCGCGGTGCACGGCTCGGACCTGGCGGTGGCGCTGACCGCGCTGGACGCCGTGGTGCGGGTGCAGGGCGCGGCGGGGCCGCGTTCGGTGCCGCTCGCCGAGTTCTACCGGGTCCCGGGGGCGACTCCGGACGTGGAGAACGTGCTCGGCCACGACGAGCTGATCACCGGTGTGGACGTGCCGCTGCCCGCTCCCGGCGTGCGCTCCGGCTACCTGAAGGTGCGCGACCGCGCTTCCTACGAGTTCGCGCTGAGCTCCGCCGCGGTGGCCGTGCGGGTGGCGGACGGCGTCGTGCGGGAGGCGCGCATCGCGCTCGGCGGCGTCGGTACCGTGCCCTGGCGCGCGAGCGAGGCGGAACGGGCGCTGCTCGACCAGCCGTCCACAGTGGAGTCCTTTGCGGCGGCGGCGGAACTCGCCGTCCAGGACCCGTTCACCGTGGAGGGCACCGAGTTCAAGGTGGAACTCGCCCGCCGCACCCTGATCCGCGCGCTGCGCGACGCGACGAGCTAG
- a CDS encoding metallophosphoesterase, whose translation MKPDRRLLFALAATSLTAATAIAAPSALAGPSARANELPDPATYDAAIAWLPDTQYYSESHPEHFDAQTRWLVDNAAERKIGYATHTGDIVDDSDDEDQWNNADASMKTLDDAKFPYGVVEGNHDVEGLYGDYFGDERFAGSPVRGESYENNRQHYDLVDVAGKQVMMLSLTWDMQEEDFAWAEKVLAEHPDTPVIISVHAYLNTDGSYSEQGQDIFDRVVEPHRNVKAVLCGHNHGATHNVQETADGRKVPEILADYQSAPEGGLGYLRLLQFDIDAGKMIVDTYSPSKDDSDYFDGEDDFTVDVDLNTTK comes from the coding sequence GTGAAGCCTGACCGTCGCCTGCTGTTCGCACTGGCCGCCACCAGCCTGACCGCCGCGACCGCGATCGCGGCGCCGAGCGCGCTCGCCGGACCGTCGGCCCGTGCGAACGAGCTGCCCGACCCCGCCACCTACGATGCCGCGATCGCTTGGCTGCCGGACACCCAGTACTACTCCGAGAGCCACCCGGAGCACTTCGACGCCCAGACGCGGTGGCTGGTCGACAACGCCGCCGAGCGCAAGATCGGGTACGCGACGCACACCGGTGACATCGTCGACGACTCCGACGACGAGGACCAGTGGAACAACGCCGACGCCAGCATGAAGACGCTGGACGACGCGAAGTTCCCGTACGGCGTCGTCGAGGGAAACCACGACGTCGAGGGCCTCTACGGCGACTACTTCGGCGACGAGCGGTTCGCCGGCTCCCCGGTGCGCGGCGAGTCCTACGAGAACAACCGCCAGCACTACGACCTCGTCGACGTCGCCGGCAAGCAGGTCATGATGCTGTCGCTGACCTGGGACATGCAGGAGGAGGACTTCGCCTGGGCGGAGAAGGTCCTCGCCGAGCACCCGGACACCCCGGTGATCATCAGCGTGCACGCGTACCTGAACACCGACGGCTCCTACAGCGAGCAGGGCCAGGACATCTTCGACCGCGTCGTGGAGCCGCACCGCAACGTGAAGGCCGTGCTGTGCGGGCACAACCACGGCGCCACGCACAACGTGCAGGAGACCGCCGACGGCCGGAAGGTGCCGGAGATCCTCGCCGACTACCAGAGCGCGCCGGAAGGCGGGCTCGGTTACCTGCGGCTGCTGCAGTTCGACATCGACGCGGGCAAGATGATCGTCGACACCTACTCGCCGTCGAAGGACGACTCGGACTACTTCGACGGCGAGGACGACTTCACCGTCGACGTCGACCTGAACACCACGAAATGA
- a CDS encoding NADH:flavin oxidoreductase, with protein sequence MSSPHPAARAAEVLSRPFALGGATLPNRIAMAPMTREFSPGGVPGADVAAYYSRRAAAGTGLIITEGTYVDHASAGLSDRVPRFHGEDALAGWKNVVTEVHRAGGKIMPQIWHVGMARTAGAPPFPDAPPMGPSGLALEGDATGHAMTQADLDAVVEAFAEAAADAERLGFDGVELHGAHGYLIDQFLWEGTNHRTDGYGGDAVSRVRFAAEIVAAVRRKVAADFPVVFRTSQWKMNHYKAKLAATPQELEAVLSPLVEAGVDAFHSSTRRYWQPEFDGSDLNLAGWTKKITGKPTITVGSVGLDQEFLKSFSGQTSAVTGIDDLLDRLERDEFDVVAVGRALLADPEWAEKVLHGRHDELVPFTSEQLTTLR encoded by the coding sequence GTGTCCAGCCCCCACCCCGCCGCCCGCGCCGCCGAGGTCCTGTCCCGCCCGTTCGCGCTGGGCGGAGCGACGTTGCCGAACCGCATCGCGATGGCCCCGATGACGCGCGAGTTCTCGCCCGGCGGTGTTCCCGGCGCCGACGTCGCCGCCTACTACTCGCGCCGCGCGGCGGCCGGCACCGGCCTGATCATCACCGAGGGGACCTACGTCGACCACGCCTCCGCCGGGCTCAGCGACCGGGTGCCGCGCTTCCACGGCGAGGACGCGCTCGCGGGCTGGAAGAACGTCGTCACCGAGGTGCACCGCGCGGGCGGCAAGATCATGCCGCAGATCTGGCACGTCGGCATGGCCCGCACCGCCGGAGCCCCGCCGTTCCCGGACGCCCCGCCGATGGGCCCCTCCGGGCTCGCCCTGGAGGGCGACGCGACCGGGCACGCCATGACCCAGGCCGACCTCGACGCGGTCGTCGAGGCGTTCGCCGAGGCCGCCGCCGACGCCGAACGCCTCGGGTTCGACGGCGTGGAACTGCACGGCGCGCACGGCTACCTGATCGACCAGTTCCTCTGGGAGGGCACCAACCACCGCACCGACGGCTACGGCGGCGACGCGGTGTCCCGCGTGCGGTTCGCCGCCGAGATCGTCGCCGCGGTGCGCCGGAAGGTCGCCGCGGACTTCCCCGTCGTGTTCCGCACCTCGCAGTGGAAGATGAACCACTACAAGGCGAAGCTCGCCGCCACCCCGCAGGAGCTCGAAGCGGTCCTGAGCCCGCTCGTGGAGGCCGGCGTCGACGCCTTCCACTCCTCCACCCGGCGCTACTGGCAGCCCGAGTTCGACGGTTCCGACCTCAACCTCGCCGGGTGGACGAAGAAGATCACCGGCAAGCCCACCATCACGGTCGGCTCGGTGGGGCTCGACCAGGAGTTCCTCAAGTCCTTCAGCGGCCAGACCTCCGCGGTGACCGGCATCGACGACCTGCTGGACCGGCTGGAGCGCGACGAGTTCGACGTGGTCGCCGTGGGCCGCGCGCTGCTGGCCGACCCGGAATGGGCCGAGAAGGTCCTCCACGGCCGCCACGACGAACTGGTCCCGTTCACCTCCGAGCAGCTCACCACCCTGCGCTGA